A genomic segment from Nicotiana sylvestris chromosome 1, ASM39365v2, whole genome shotgun sequence encodes:
- the LOC104217202 gene encoding uncharacterized protein: MGSRLGRRVVNFANLPIKLLMPSSFSNITEISLKTIPSASKIEIKRALESLYGFEVEKVQTLNMDGKKKKRGGLLIAKPDYKKAYVTLKNPLSISRDLYPIRMIEEEKKNMSKKSKSSIVEDDEPKKMHWLDEKRDTRSSSERRFSRGRDRERGGERSSDVGAAAAKFPWSSMRSYIPR; the protein is encoded by the exons ATGGGAAGTCGATTAGGAAGAAGAGTTGTCAACTTCGCTAATCTTCCGATTAAGCTTCTCATGCCTTCCTCTTTCTCCAACATCACTGAGATCTCCCTCAAAACCATCCCCTCTGCTTCCAAG ATTGAGATAAAGAGAGCATTGGAGTCATTATACGgctttgaagttgaaaaggtCCAAACTTTAAACATGgatggaaagaagaagaaaagaggcgGGCTATTAATTGCTAAACCAGACTACAAAAAAGCTTATGTTACACTTAAGAACCCTTTGTCTATATCGAGGGATCTTTATCCTATACGAATGAtcgaagaggaaaagaaaaatatgagCAAGAAATCTAAGTCTAGCATTGTTGAGGATGACGAGCCTAAGAAGATGCATTGGCTTGACGAGAAGAGAGACACGAGGAGTAGTTCAGAGAGGAGATTCAGTCGTGGTCGTGATCGTGAACGTGGTGGAGAACGTTCTTCAGATGTTGGTGCTGCAGCAGCAAAGTTCCCTTGGAGCAGTATGAGGTCTTATATTCCTAGGTAA